Within the Methanomassiliicoccales archaeon genome, the region GGTGATCAGGCTGGCACAGTCGGTGGAGGAGATATCCGATGCCGCCCGGCAGATCGCCGACGTGGTATTGCACGATGTGGAGCCTCATCCGGTCATAGCGCTTTCCTTGCAGGAGAGCGAGTCCATCATCAGCAGCGCCATCGTATTGGAGAACTCCGACCTGGCCGGCTCCACCTTGGGAGACACCAAGCTGGCCAACCAGTGCGGCATGTGGGTGGTGGCGATCAAGAGAGGGCGCAAGTACATCTACGGCCCGGACAAGTCCACCCGGGTGTCCGCGGGGGACCTCCTCTTCGTGCGGGGCCCTCAGGACGGGGAATCCTGCTTCAGGGAGATAGCGGCAGGAGAGGCCCACATAGAACCGATTTGATCAGAAGATCATGAGAACAACAGAATGAACGACTATTCTTGATGGAGATGAAGTAGCCCCGGGCAGATTCGAACTGCCGTCGCTGCCTCCAGAGGGCGGCATGATTGACCGCTACACTACGGGGCTATGAAATGTGGGTAAAAAGTTCTTGGTCTTTAACCTTTTGCTCCCGTTCAGACTATTTCGTCTTATGGGACCTCAAGGCCTTCAGGATGCGCGCGTAAACGTCGCCGATCTCTCCTTGTCCGTCGATACGCACCAAGATCTGTTTGTCATAGTAGTATCTGGTGAG harbors:
- a CDS encoding PhoU domain-containing protein; the encoded protein is MDEIDEMLLELKDTSELMIDLAYSSLLYNNRDIAEEVFEMEEALDELAMEIQKKAIERAVKDSDPDKAYAVIRLAQSVEEISDAARQIADVVLHDVEPHPVIALSLQESESIISSAIVLENSDLAGSTLGDTKLANQCGMWVVAIKRGRKYIYGPDKSTRVSAGDLLFVRGPQDGESCFREIAAGEAHIEPI